In a genomic window of Sporosarcina trichiuri:
- a CDS encoding polysaccharide biosynthesis protein, with product MTMRKRMTMLFVLDTVIVLSSIFFGYFILKPDFVVFTTKVVIASSVALTIAHHLFAWRYGLYRKVWSYASIGELAAIFKAVTLSIIVVAGVQLVLTQHISMRALFLTWMLHLLLIGGSRLSWRMARDSHLKRKGLNTKRTLIIGAGQAGTIVARQLVNNPESGMTAVAFLDDDRRKQGLEIHGVSIIGGTKNIEDYVQDNDIDKIVIAIPSMNKADMQVLMQRCVDTGVKTQTIPKIEDLVTGKVSVTDMQDVKIEDLLGRDEVKLDMEAIRSKLTGQTILITGAGGSIGSEICRQVSAFQPKRLVLVGHGENSIYLIERELREKVAGTIDIIPVIADVQDRNRFFSIVEQYAPHVIYHAAAHKHVPLMEANPREAVKNNIFGTKNVAEAADTYGVPHFVLVSTDKAVNPPNIMGATKRFAEMIIQNLAKTSKTKYAAVRFGNVLGSRGSVIPLFKHQIKQGGPVTVTDPDMTRYFMTIPEASRLVIQAGTLARGGEVFVLDMGEPVKITDLAKNLIRLSGYQDDEIEIKYSGIRPGEKLYEELLDPAERQDEYVFPKIYIGKATPITALELEYVLDQLPDMSIETMKDTLIGLANRKTVEVDPKQLTTA from the coding sequence ATGACGATGCGGAAAAGGATGACCATGCTGTTCGTGCTCGATACAGTCATCGTCCTCTCTTCCATCTTCTTCGGCTATTTCATACTGAAACCGGATTTTGTTGTATTCACGACAAAAGTCGTCATCGCAAGCTCCGTTGCCTTGACAATCGCACATCACCTGTTCGCCTGGCGCTATGGCCTGTACCGGAAGGTCTGGTCGTATGCGTCCATCGGGGAACTCGCAGCGATCTTCAAAGCGGTCACGCTGTCGATCATCGTCGTCGCAGGCGTCCAGCTCGTCCTGACGCAACACATCAGCATGCGGGCATTGTTCCTCACATGGATGCTGCACTTGCTGCTGATCGGCGGCTCCCGGCTGTCCTGGCGGATGGCGCGCGACAGTCACTTGAAACGAAAAGGGCTGAACACGAAGCGCACGCTCATCATCGGCGCAGGACAGGCCGGTACGATCGTCGCCCGGCAGCTCGTCAACAACCCGGAATCCGGCATGACAGCGGTCGCGTTCCTCGACGACGACCGCCGGAAGCAGGGCCTCGAGATCCACGGCGTCTCGATCATCGGCGGCACGAAGAACATCGAAGACTATGTACAGGATAACGACATCGACAAGATCGTCATCGCGATCCCTTCAATGAACAAAGCGGACATGCAGGTGCTCATGCAGCGCTGTGTGGACACAGGCGTCAAGACGCAGACGATCCCGAAAATCGAAGACCTCGTGACGGGCAAAGTGTCCGTCACCGACATGCAGGACGTCAAGATCGAAGACCTGCTCGGGCGGGACGAAGTCAAACTCGACATGGAAGCGATCCGAAGCAAACTGACCGGCCAGACGATCCTCATCACAGGGGCGGGCGGGTCCATCGGTTCGGAAATATGCCGGCAGGTAAGCGCGTTCCAGCCGAAACGGCTCGTGCTCGTCGGCCATGGGGAAAACTCGATCTACCTGATAGAACGGGAACTCCGCGAAAAGGTTGCCGGCACGATCGACATCATTCCGGTCATCGCCGATGTGCAGGACCGGAACCGGTTCTTCAGCATCGTGGAACAGTACGCACCACACGTCATCTACCACGCGGCGGCGCATAAGCACGTGCCGCTCATGGAAGCGAACCCGCGGGAAGCGGTCAAAAATAACATCTTCGGCACGAAGAACGTCGCAGAAGCCGCCGACACATACGGCGTGCCGCACTTCGTCCTCGTCTCGACCGACAAAGCGGTCAACCCGCCGAATATCATGGGAGCGACGAAACGGTTCGCCGAGATGATCATCCAGAACCTCGCCAAAACAAGCAAAACGAAATACGCCGCCGTCCGGTTCGGCAACGTCCTCGGCTCACGCGGTAGTGTCATCCCGCTGTTCAAACATCAGATCAAACAAGGCGGCCCGGTGACCGTCACCGACCCGGACATGACCCGCTACTTCATGACGATACCGGAAGCATCCCGGCTCGTCATCCAGGCCGGCACACTCGCACGCGGCGGGGAAGTGTTCGTCCTCGATATGGGTGAGCCTGTAAAGATCACCGACCTCGCGAAGAATCTGATCCGCCTGTCCGGATACCAGGACGATGAAATCGAAATCAAATACTCCGGCATCCGGCCGGGGGAGAAGCTCTACGAGGAATTGCTCGACCCGGCAGAACGCCAGGACGAGTACGTCTTCCCGAAAATCTACATCGGCAAAGCGACACCGATCACAGCGCTCGAGCTAGAATACGTACTCGACCAGCTGCCCGACATGTCGATCGAGACGATGAAAGACACACTGATCGGCCTCGCCAACCGCAAGACGGTCGAAGTCGATCCGAAACAATTGACGACTGCCTAA
- a CDS encoding tyrosine-protein phosphatase, which produces MIDMHCHLLFGVDDGPKTIEETMRLLETLHAEGVTGIISTSHALQPQYHVPAEEVKSQLRLLEDILAGSDTPVTLHSGHEVRLAEDIVDKVKTGEVLTLAGSNYLLLELPSGSVPAYTTSIISQLLTEGITPIIAHPERNRGISEKPERLERLVHAGALSQITAGSIAGGFGKAIQKLSLQLIEANLVHCYGSDAHNTANRPPLFEKGLDILEKKRLGDYADLMLDNNEKIMTDKNLTILEPEALEKPKKWLFF; this is translated from the coding sequence ATGATAGATATGCACTGCCATTTGCTGTTCGGCGTGGACGACGGCCCGAAGACGATTGAAGAGACGATGCGGCTGCTGGAGACGCTGCACGCAGAAGGCGTCACGGGAATCATTTCCACGTCGCACGCCCTCCAGCCGCAATACCACGTACCTGCGGAAGAAGTGAAAAGCCAGCTCCGGCTGCTTGAAGATATCCTCGCGGGCTCGGACACGCCTGTCACCCTCCACAGCGGACACGAAGTCCGGCTAGCGGAGGACATTGTCGATAAAGTGAAGACTGGAGAGGTTCTGACGCTCGCTGGCTCCAATTACTTACTGCTCGAACTCCCATCCGGCTCGGTTCCGGCGTACACAACGTCGATCATCAGCCAGCTGCTCACGGAAGGCATCACGCCGATCATCGCGCATCCCGAGCGCAACCGCGGCATATCGGAAAAACCCGAACGGCTCGAGCGGCTCGTCCACGCAGGCGCCTTGTCACAGATTACTGCAGGCAGCATCGCCGGCGGATTCGGGAAGGCGATCCAGAAACTGTCTCTTCAGCTCATCGAGGCGAATCTCGTCCACTGTTACGGCTCCGATGCGCACAATACGGCAAACCGTCCGCCGCTATTCGAAAAAGGACTCGATATTCTTGAGAAGAAACGGCTCGGCGACTATGCGGATCTGATGCTCGATAACAACGAAAAGATAATGACCGATAAGAATCTCACCATTCTTGAGCCGGAAGCACTAGAGAAGCCGAAAAAATGGCTGTTCTTCTAA
- a CDS encoding CpsD/CapB family tyrosine-protein kinase — protein sequence MAIFKKQKKPLQKAARKLITVDNPKSIISEQYRTIRTNIHFSSADTELRTIMLTSSSPSEGKSTSAANIAVVFAQEGRKVLLIDADMRKPTMHHTFHVNNGTGLSAVLTRQAEAAEAIIPTDIEHLSVMPCGPIPPNPAELIGSQTMKALIAQLKEQFDVIVFDAPPLLSVADAQILSNECDGTILVVNTGSTEKDNALKAKETLQSANARILGVLMNNYTLAKDHYYYQYYGTAE from the coding sequence ATGGCGATTTTCAAGAAACAGAAAAAACCGCTCCAGAAAGCGGCACGCAAACTCATCACGGTCGATAACCCGAAGTCGATCATCTCGGAACAGTACCGAACGATCCGGACCAACATCCATTTCTCGTCCGCAGATACCGAGCTGCGGACGATCATGCTGACGTCGTCGTCTCCGAGTGAAGGGAAGTCGACGAGCGCGGCCAACATCGCCGTCGTTTTTGCTCAGGAGGGACGCAAAGTATTGCTCATCGATGCGGACATGCGGAAACCGACGATGCACCATACGTTCCACGTCAATAATGGGACAGGGCTCTCGGCCGTCCTCACCCGGCAGGCGGAAGCGGCGGAGGCGATCATCCCGACGGATATCGAGCATCTTTCGGTCATGCCGTGTGGGCCCATCCCTCCGAACCCGGCGGAACTGATCGGCTCCCAGACAATGAAAGCACTTATCGCCCAGCTGAAAGAGCAGTTCGATGTCATCGTCTTCGATGCACCGCCGCTGCTGTCCGTCGCGGATGCCCAGATCCTCTCGAACGAATGCGACGGCACAATCCTCGTCGTCAATACAGGATCGACCGAAAAGGACAATGCCCTGAAAGCGAAAGAGACGCTGCAGTCGGCGAACGCACGGATCCTCGGCGTGCTCATGAACAATTACACGCTCGCAAAAGACCACTACTACTACCAATACTACGGAACTGCAGAGTGA
- a CDS encoding YveK family protein: MEETISLQELMNVLKKRLIMILAITILAITIAGVVSYLLLTPIYQASTQILVNQDKVEQQPFNSQDIQTNLQLINTYNVIIKSPAILSIVIEKLDMDTTPAQLTNKISVDSTQNSQVINVSVTDEEPYRAVDIANTTGEVFQEEIKKLMKVDNVNILSPAELPEKPVPVKPNPKLNMAIGAVVGLMIGVGIAFLLEYLDTTVKTEQDVEDLLELPILGLVSPISEKEMPTPASRHRKKKR, encoded by the coding sequence ATGGAAGAAACCATCAGTCTGCAAGAGCTGATGAACGTCCTCAAAAAACGTCTCATCATGATCCTTGCCATCACCATCCTGGCCATCACCATCGCTGGCGTCGTCAGCTACCTGCTTCTGACACCGATCTACCAGGCATCCACACAGATCCTCGTCAACCAGGATAAGGTCGAGCAGCAGCCGTTCAACAGCCAGGACATCCAGACTAACCTGCAGCTCATCAATACATATAATGTCATCATCAAAAGCCCGGCGATCCTGTCCATCGTCATCGAGAAACTCGATATGGATACGACGCCTGCCCAGCTGACCAACAAAATCAGCGTCGACAGCACACAGAACTCCCAGGTCATCAACGTCAGCGTCACCGATGAAGAGCCGTACCGCGCCGTCGATATCGCGAACACGACCGGGGAAGTGTTCCAGGAAGAGATCAAGAAACTCATGAAAGTCGACAACGTTAACATCCTGTCACCTGCGGAACTGCCGGAGAAACCGGTGCCCGTGAAGCCGAACCCGAAACTCAACATGGCGATCGGCGCAGTCGTCGGCCTCATGATCGGAGTCGGCATCGCCTTCCTGCTCGAGTACTTGGATACGACCGTCAAGACGGAACAGGATGTCGAGGACCTGCTCGAGCTGCCGATCCTCGGGCTCGTCAGTCCGATTTCGGAAAAAGAGATGCCGACGCCGGCATCGAGACATCGAAAGAAGAAGAGGTGA
- a CDS encoding S-layer homology domain-containing protein has protein sequence MKNRTTARKTYMAVLSAAVASGAIVAAVPAQNAEAAVSFKDVSSKTPHASAIHALAERGVVTGFADGSFRPMTQLKRSEAAQMLAKSLGLDTKKVKNPGFTDVKSGAWYYGAVAALSEAGVIDGYKDGSFRPDQQLTRSEISKFLVTAYDLTGSYSDENPFTDVKADKWYAKYVLPLYATGITTGKSSTVFAPDRGVGRGEFATFIVRAEQYLAKADTAVEQMRKDIRAIVEMNEDYKDKDGKVVATAKFDKPSNLLTLTANTPDAVDMLQGTGIFSEKLPKLGVTAIKIGSNEPVDVTKDHKAAKAMISQQLKDLMDTSNVSGGEMAAKNVPVRLFAQTGDAKIWEDFNLTLVVKLP, from the coding sequence ATGAAGAACCGTACAACCGCACGGAAAACGTACATGGCTGTCCTGTCAGCCGCTGTCGCATCCGGCGCGATCGTCGCAGCCGTACCGGCACAGAACGCCGAGGCTGCTGTCAGCTTCAAAGACGTCTCATCGAAAACACCGCACGCAAGCGCCATCCACGCACTTGCTGAGCGCGGCGTTGTGACCGGTTTCGCTGACGGTTCGTTCCGTCCGATGACGCAGCTGAAGCGCAGTGAAGCTGCCCAGATGCTCGCGAAGTCACTTGGACTGGACACGAAGAAAGTCAAGAACCCTGGATTCACGGACGTGAAATCGGGTGCTTGGTACTATGGCGCAGTCGCTGCCTTGAGTGAAGCAGGCGTCATCGACGGCTACAAGGACGGTTCGTTCCGCCCGGATCAGCAGCTGACACGTTCCGAGATCTCGAAGTTCCTCGTCACGGCATATGACCTGACAGGTTCGTATTCCGATGAGAACCCGTTCACAGACGTGAAAGCGGACAAGTGGTACGCGAAGTATGTGCTGCCATTGTATGCAACCGGCATCACGACTGGTAAGTCTTCAACTGTCTTCGCACCGGACCGCGGCGTCGGCCGTGGCGAGTTCGCGACATTCATCGTCCGTGCCGAGCAGTACCTTGCAAAAGCCGACACAGCTGTCGAGCAGATGCGCAAGGACATCCGTGCCATCGTCGAGATGAACGAAGACTACAAGGACAAGGACGGCAAAGTTGTCGCGACGGCGAAGTTCGACAAGCCATCCAACTTGCTGACATTGACAGCGAACACACCGGACGCTGTCGATATGCTCCAGGGCACAGGCATCTTCTCCGAGAAATTGCCCAAGCTCGGCGTGACAGCTATCAAGATCGGCAGCAACGAGCCGGTTGACGTGACGAAAGACCACAAAGCGGCGAAAGCAATGATCTCCCAGCAGCTGAAAGATCTGATGGATACGTCGAACGTGAGCGGCGGCGAAATGGCAGCGAAGAATGTGCCGGTCCGTCTGTTCGCACAGACCGGCGACGCAAAGATCTGGGAAGACTTCAACTTGACGCTTGTTGTCAAACTCCCATAA
- a CDS encoding dynamin family protein, with protein MTATIERSPILKTYDTISRLLPESTALPLLRDLQQDMDQDYYTIVTVGEFKHGKSTMVNALLGGEWMPADVTPTTALIHAVFYGDTPEMHIIRKGKEPEIRPLEALSEYSAGQPGEREPIEYIKLFVPSPLLKERVVLVDTPGLNDLNEQRSAVTETFIPRADAVLFTLDMRAPVSETEYEFLQSMQEKQGIETVLFPMNFMDMLEEEEMEDTAHYIERRLSGLKNNSMVTVVPISAKLGLAARTQQDEELLAYSNIPVLEEKVKTLLTEGNRRRVKQERNSYRLSVLRDIAIREAEERLAILEADEDVLKQEMDRISGWLASQDDWKAELDEYISERRQEIESIAVKSLYYFSGKLKKQVANRIDVFKGTDIDHFINTELPVFIHTGFDNWIDQYAVHFRELFKKLEMELAKGLSQAFDETVSIQSRSYREMGSPEKRAAAEMHYGNATIKAGLVAGGVSVAALLTGATVILPVMGMVALPLIQSKIQATKLANAKPELKNVMDMTVSDVAAELENAIREYIGENVTNIRIAVQTEFEKKLNERAGLVDEQLTGKAEKQEQNAVQKTAMKELIELLKGDQQ; from the coding sequence ATGACTGCAACAATTGAAAGATCACCGATACTCAAGACCTATGATACGATCAGCCGGCTGCTGCCGGAGAGTACGGCACTTCCTCTGCTGCGTGATTTGCAGCAGGATATGGATCAGGATTATTATACAATCGTGACAGTCGGTGAATTCAAGCACGGAAAGTCGACGATGGTGAACGCCCTGTTGGGAGGGGAATGGATGCCGGCGGATGTGACACCGACGACCGCGTTGATCCACGCTGTTTTCTATGGCGACACACCGGAAATGCATATTATCAGAAAAGGCAAGGAACCGGAAATCCGGCCTCTTGAAGCACTGTCTGAATATAGTGCCGGACAGCCGGGTGAACGTGAGCCGATCGAGTACATCAAGCTGTTCGTGCCATCTCCCTTATTGAAAGAGCGGGTGGTGCTTGTCGACACGCCGGGACTGAACGATTTGAATGAGCAGCGCTCAGCTGTAACGGAGACATTCATCCCGCGGGCGGATGCCGTCCTGTTTACCTTGGACATGAGGGCACCGGTCAGTGAGACGGAATACGAGTTCTTGCAGTCGATGCAGGAGAAACAGGGCATCGAGACAGTCTTGTTTCCTATGAATTTCATGGATATGCTGGAGGAAGAGGAAATGGAAGACACGGCGCATTACATCGAGCGTCGTCTGTCGGGCCTGAAAAACAATAGTATGGTGACAGTGGTTCCGATTTCGGCCAAGCTGGGGTTGGCAGCCAGAACACAGCAAGATGAGGAACTTCTGGCCTACTCCAACATCCCCGTATTGGAAGAGAAGGTGAAAACACTTCTGACAGAAGGGAACAGGCGGCGTGTCAAGCAGGAGCGGAACAGCTACAGGCTGTCTGTCCTGCGCGACATTGCAATCCGGGAAGCGGAAGAACGGCTGGCGATCCTTGAAGCGGATGAGGATGTCCTGAAACAGGAGATGGATCGGATTTCAGGGTGGCTGGCCTCGCAGGATGACTGGAAAGCTGAATTGGATGAATATATTTCAGAGCGGCGTCAGGAAATCGAAAGCATCGCTGTCAAGTCGCTCTATTACTTCTCGGGCAAACTGAAGAAGCAAGTTGCCAATCGCATTGATGTATTCAAAGGAACGGATATCGATCATTTCATCAATACGGAACTGCCTGTGTTCATCCACACAGGGTTTGATAATTGGATTGACCAATATGCCGTACACTTCCGTGAATTGTTCAAAAAACTGGAGATGGAACTCGCTAAAGGTCTGAGCCAGGCCTTTGACGAAACCGTCTCCATCCAGAGCAGAAGCTACCGGGAAATGGGAAGTCCGGAAAAACGGGCGGCTGCGGAAATGCATTACGGCAATGCTACCATCAAAGCCGGACTCGTGGCAGGCGGCGTGTCCGTCGCCGCTCTGTTGACAGGGGCGACGGTCATCCTCCCGGTGATGGGGATGGTCGCATTACCACTCATCCAATCCAAAATCCAGGCGACAAAGCTGGCGAATGCCAAGCCGGAGTTGAAAAATGTCATGGATATGACGGTTTCGGACGTGGCAGCTGAACTTGAAAATGCAATCCGTGAATATATCGGAGAAAATGTCACGAACATCCGGATTGCTGTCCAAACCGAATTCGAAAAGAAATTGAATGAGCGGGCCGGACTTGTGGACGAGCAGCTTACAGGCAAAGCTGAAAAGCAAGAACAGAATGCAGTACAGAAGACTGCCATGAAAGAACTCATTGAACTTTTGAAAGGGGACCAGCAGTAA
- a CDS encoding dynamin family protein — protein MGVELTQFNSWKQLLDTELQAIELQMQELEYQTERQKIARIRSQIHEERFQMIVVGEFSRGKSMFINALMGRQILPSLSRPSTAIRNAIVYSETPYIRLHYVEGTRPPELITEAAFKKLTAPMDPILGDEESEQEYEAASQMIKNIQFAEIGHPLPICREGVTLLDTPGLGDLDANRGAITNELIPDSDVAIFLLSATKALSKSEMSLLQDRLFKNDIQKIFVAINFKDSLMKDGDAQKVYDKVTSDLKGLVPETNIYLISAKEQLNLRRTQNGETVLKLGKPITVWTEEKTGFAELEQDLADFLQYERGAVKLLTPLRKSQRILQDILLNRLPIELNALSRSRNELEEQVSSFQNKLANIHKAGRKAQTVLKETMLAHETTIRQWYLRELDGIMETGIQAFDQSSTADLSEIPQLVDAAMAPEERRLELALKDRKETIMKIAMERAGKLLNAEWERLELDFNTAFGLPALSKAGNSLEAGQEEKKDQGIVFFEEIIDELTWNWHDKSTASKIASGVGVAVTGALYAATLMISGLFELFTGAPSERDRLKSRIHTQLRNDHTQKSETFVREWGSAIDVFTGKYGALIEQQIQSKEEQLQKMLDRAARQDESLEAQADELQKAERSLRESNYRLDDLIQRVTGKEEAYTR, from the coding sequence ATGGGAGTGGAACTTACCCAGTTCAATAGCTGGAAGCAGCTGCTGGACACAGAGCTCCAGGCAATTGAGCTGCAAATGCAGGAACTGGAGTACCAAACGGAACGACAGAAAATAGCGCGGATCCGTAGCCAGATACATGAAGAACGGTTCCAGATGATTGTGGTCGGGGAGTTTTCGAGAGGGAAATCCATGTTCATCAACGCTCTGATGGGGCGTCAGATTCTGCCTTCCCTTTCCCGTCCATCCACGGCGATCCGGAACGCAATCGTCTATAGTGAGACCCCCTATATCCGTCTGCACTATGTGGAAGGCACCCGGCCGCCGGAACTGATCACCGAGGCGGCATTCAAAAAATTAACTGCTCCCATGGATCCCATTCTCGGGGATGAAGAGTCTGAACAAGAGTACGAAGCCGCCAGCCAAATGATCAAGAACATCCAATTCGCAGAAATCGGCCATCCGCTGCCGATTTGCCGGGAAGGGGTAACGCTACTGGATACACCGGGTCTTGGTGATCTGGATGCCAATCGCGGAGCAATCACCAACGAGCTGATCCCTGATTCGGATGTCGCCATCTTCCTTTTGTCTGCAACGAAGGCGCTGTCCAAATCGGAAATGAGCCTACTGCAAGACAGGCTGTTCAAAAATGATATCCAAAAGATCTTTGTCGCCATCAATTTCAAAGATTCACTGATGAAGGACGGTGATGCCCAGAAAGTGTATGACAAAGTGACATCCGATTTGAAGGGCCTAGTGCCGGAGACGAATATCTATCTCATCTCTGCAAAAGAGCAGCTGAACTTGAGGAGGACGCAGAATGGGGAGACAGTCCTCAAACTGGGGAAGCCGATTACCGTCTGGACCGAAGAAAAAACCGGTTTTGCAGAGCTGGAACAGGATCTCGCCGATTTTCTCCAATATGAGAGAGGCGCGGTCAAACTGCTGACTCCGCTCAGAAAATCACAGCGGATTCTGCAGGATATCCTGTTGAACAGGCTGCCGATTGAGCTGAATGCCCTTAGCCGTTCAAGGAATGAACTGGAAGAGCAAGTCAGTAGTTTTCAAAATAAGCTAGCAAACATCCATAAGGCGGGCAGGAAGGCGCAAACGGTCCTCAAAGAAACGATGCTGGCGCATGAGACGACCATCCGGCAATGGTATTTAAGGGAATTGGACGGCATCATGGAAACGGGCATCCAAGCGTTCGACCAGTCTAGTACAGCCGATCTGTCGGAAATCCCCCAGCTTGTGGACGCCGCAATGGCTCCCGAGGAACGCAGGCTGGAGCTTGCATTGAAAGATCGTAAGGAGACGATCATGAAGATTGCAATGGAGCGGGCAGGGAAACTGCTGAACGCGGAGTGGGAACGGCTGGAGCTGGATTTCAATACTGCATTCGGACTTCCGGCACTGTCGAAAGCCGGGAACTCCCTTGAGGCTGGACAGGAAGAGAAAAAAGACCAGGGAATCGTCTTCTTTGAAGAAATCATTGATGAATTGACCTGGAACTGGCATGACAAATCGACCGCAAGTAAGATCGCTTCCGGAGTGGGCGTTGCCGTGACAGGTGCTCTTTATGCCGCTACGCTGATGATAAGCGGACTATTCGAATTGTTCACGGGTGCACCGAGTGAACGGGACCGTTTAAAGAGCCGAATCCATACACAGCTGCGAAATGACCACACGCAGAAGTCGGAAACGTTCGTAAGGGAATGGGGATCGGCGATCGACGTATTCACCGGCAAGTATGGGGCGCTGATCGAACAGCAGATCCAGTCGAAAGAAGAGCAATTGCAGAAAATGCTTGATCGGGCAGCAAGACAAGACGAAAGCTTGGAAGCACAAGCCGATGAGCTGCAGAAAGCGGAACGATCACTTAGAGAATCGAATTACCGTCTGGATGATCTGATACAGAGAGTGACAGGGAAAGAGGAGGCATATACCCGATGA
- a CDS encoding TcaA NTF2-like domain-containing protein, whose amino-acid sequence MEHIFNEKYEEKRIVRGLTAFVVFLKERIFAEATNPEFTIVKDNMDTLLKEWTNELKPKWETLLAHQELFKDRRTAITELEAVPLDSKETFQALKGSIAVWQGALQLELVQTGEWEDCDLVLSQNQSLSSNVRQLTEDRDALMTDYQQLCRGRRQTKSEWRQIAVRQAVMNDRISTLQEQSSKHTEMYQACAAKLKSYLKKLNEQLNNWQTESIKTLNRLENEWESGRRTAQIAIGEIEYYEREAIEATQQILHGYQMTLGSLLSDQPSETVPSPLRLANAVLMGLSLCLPIHAYESMKTWHISIDNAPEADIKSSSVRLASSLFSRQSLPIIPDVLDLPVEERIQRISRRQKRRFSAAAAVILAATAVWQKEQVIAAVSPVVESTAESALSVFQMADAFLNRDDEEDGGYDYGEAAASEDTDQFVENETQAYDDHQAAMDTGNSIPSSSVDTTADIVSEPAPEQQTEIAETPSVPVQAAPSRQVTEETARQLSDFILNFRVDYEDAVNYGEFGYVAHYLAQGSKAYEEIEEYILGIQGKGTYFEFESTDILDTGSLNARDYYVDTEEVFLFTGNEGDQWRYVKGKRYIIRQDDDGYARITDLVSLKNDKIRIDE is encoded by the coding sequence ATGGAACATATCTTCAATGAGAAGTACGAAGAGAAAAGAATTGTACGCGGACTCACAGCATTCGTTGTCTTCCTGAAAGAAAGGATTTTTGCAGAAGCGACGAATCCGGAATTCACTATTGTGAAAGACAATATGGACACTCTCTTGAAGGAGTGGACGAACGAACTGAAGCCGAAATGGGAAACCCTCCTCGCCCATCAGGAATTATTCAAGGATAGGAGAACGGCCATCACTGAACTGGAGGCCGTACCGCTCGATTCCAAAGAAACTTTTCAGGCACTTAAGGGTTCTATCGCAGTATGGCAAGGAGCCCTTCAGTTGGAATTAGTGCAGACGGGTGAGTGGGAGGACTGCGATCTAGTGCTTTCGCAAAACCAATCACTTTCCTCAAATGTCCGTCAGTTGACTGAAGACCGGGACGCTTTGATGACAGATTATCAGCAACTTTGCAGAGGCCGCCGACAGACAAAAAGCGAGTGGCGCCAGATTGCTGTCAGGCAGGCAGTCATGAACGATCGGATTTCAACTTTGCAGGAACAGAGCAGTAAGCATACAGAGATGTATCAAGCTTGTGCAGCTAAGCTTAAAAGTTACTTGAAAAAGCTGAATGAACAGCTGAATAATTGGCAGACAGAAAGTATAAAAACCTTGAACCGATTAGAAAACGAATGGGAATCCGGCAGACGGACGGCTCAGATTGCAATCGGTGAAATTGAGTATTATGAACGTGAAGCGATCGAAGCGACGCAACAGATTCTGCATGGCTACCAGATGACTCTCGGCAGTCTGCTGTCAGATCAGCCATCTGAAACCGTGCCAAGTCCTCTTCGGCTGGCGAATGCTGTGCTGATGGGACTATCACTATGCCTGCCGATCCATGCCTATGAAAGCATGAAAACCTGGCACATATCTATAGATAACGCACCAGAAGCAGATATAAAATCTTCCTCCGTCCGATTGGCAAGCTCACTGTTCAGTCGTCAATCACTACCCATCATTCCGGATGTGCTTGACCTTCCTGTAGAAGAAAGGATTCAGCGGATAAGCCGCCGTCAGAAGCGACGGTTTTCCGCTGCGGCTGCAGTCATTCTTGCAGCGACAGCCGTTTGGCAAAAAGAACAGGTGATCGCTGCAGTTTCCCCGGTTGTTGAAAGTACGGCGGAGTCTGCTCTGTCAGTCTTCCAGATGGCGGATGCATTCTTGAATCGCGATGATGAAGAAGATGGCGGGTACGATTACGGAGAAGCGGCAGCCAGTGAAGATACGGATCAGTTCGTTGAAAACGAGACCCAAGCGTATGACGACCATCAGGCGGCAATGGATACTGGAAACAGCATTCCCTCCTCGTCTGTTGATACAACAGCGGACATAGTCAGTGAACCGGCACCTGAGCAGCAGACTGAGATTGCAGAAACACCATCCGTGCCGGTACAGGCGGCACCTTCACGGCAAGTGACTGAAGAAACTGCCCGCCAGCTGTCTGATTTCATTCTCAACTTTCGAGTGGATTATGAAGATGCTGTGAATTATGGGGAATTCGGATATGTTGCACATTATCTTGCCCAAGGCAGCAAGGCATATGAAGAAATCGAAGAGTATATTCTGGGCATCCAAGGAAAAGGTACATACTTTGAATTCGAGTCGACGGACATACTGGACACAGGCAGCCTCAATGCGAGGGATTACTATGTGGACACAGAAGAGGTTTTCCTGTTCACAGGAAACGAAGGGGACCAGTGGCGATATGTGAAAGGCAAGCGATATATCATCCGTCAGGACGATGATGGATATGCCCGGATTACAGATCTGGTCAGCTTGAAAAATGACAAGATACGTATTGATGAGTAG